Proteins encoded together in one uncultured Desulfosarcina sp. window:
- a CDS encoding branched-chain amino acid ABC transporter permease — translation MTITTGIMVGGIYALVALGWVLIYKCSGVLNLAMGEMTLIGAYVSLSFYSMGVPFLLALAFSLIIGFVLGILTERIFLDKLIGEPVLTVIMVTVGLSFFFKGTVEFLWGTDTRVFDPPVFSIEPIHVGPLVIGQVYLWSFIAAMILLVVFVCFFKYTRWGLAMQATADDEMAALSVGVSARFVYATAWAIAFMAAGVGGTLLGNINGLNISVGYLGLLVLPAVVLGGLNSVPGAIVGGIIIGVLQNLCGAYLDRYFPGAVKEIAPFVFMAIFLLFKPYGLWGWERIERV, via the coding sequence ATGACGATCACGACAGGCATAATGGTGGGCGGGATCTACGCCCTGGTAGCCCTGGGATGGGTGCTGATTTACAAATGCTCCGGCGTACTGAACCTTGCCATGGGGGAAATGACGCTCATCGGAGCCTATGTGTCGCTCAGTTTCTATTCCATGGGCGTGCCCTTTTTGCTGGCCCTGGCCTTTTCCCTGATCATCGGGTTCGTTCTGGGCATCCTCACCGAGCGCATTTTTCTGGACAAACTGATCGGCGAACCGGTGCTAACGGTCATCATGGTGACCGTGGGACTCTCCTTTTTCTTCAAGGGCACCGTCGAATTTCTCTGGGGCACCGATACGCGGGTTTTCGATCCGCCGGTCTTCTCCATCGAACCGATCCACGTCGGCCCGCTGGTTATCGGACAGGTTTACCTTTGGAGTTTTATCGCCGCCATGATCCTGCTGGTCGTCTTCGTCTGTTTCTTCAAATACACCCGCTGGGGCCTGGCCATGCAGGCCACGGCGGACGATGAAATGGCCGCGCTGTCCGTAGGCGTCAGCGCCCGCTTCGTCTATGCGACGGCCTGGGCCATCGCTTTCATGGCCGCCGGCGTGGGCGGTACGCTGCTGGGCAATATCAACGGTCTGAACATCTCCGTCGGCTATCTCGGTCTGCTGGTGCTGCCCGCCGTGGTGCTGGGCGGCCTCAATTCCGTACCCGGCGCCATTGTCGGCGGCATCATTATCGGCGTGCTGCAGAATCTGTGCGGCGCCTATCTGGACCGCTACTTTCCGGGGGCCGTCAAGGAAATCGCGCCGTTTGTCTTCATGGCGATTTTTCTGCTTTTCAAGCCGTATGGGCTGTGGGGGTGGGAGCGAATCGAAAGAGTTTAG
- a CDS encoding branched-chain amino acid ABC transporter permease: protein MSTTWLPCGVYHENYAQDHAWWQTKFIRGKMILLAIILFVVIPFFADSYGLSVCNQVGYTILGALGVQLLIGFCGQVTLGHAAFLAVGAYTSTLLILEFPWPAWMMQWGLAYPVSIVIAAFVAGIWSVLFGLPSARVKGFYLILTTMAAQFITVDFIITQYISQIGGRGQAFSLPPGTIKVGPWVIDSDLKVYFMMLVLVIICVVVMVNLLRSRAGRAWVAIRDNDISAEVMGINVIKYKLLAFFVAGFIGGIAGAFWISNLAAISPEHFPWFWSLWLVGVILIGGVGSVHGAIFGSIFMVVIMEALQLAVMPLADTFPKLLMDFLFIKEAAFGLAICIFMIFEPNGLAYRWWQSKNYFNLWPFSY, encoded by the coding sequence ATGTCGACAACCTGGCTTCCCTGCGGAGTGTATCACGAAAATTATGCACAGGATCATGCCTGGTGGCAGACCAAATTCATCCGCGGCAAAATGATCCTGCTGGCCATCATCCTGTTCGTCGTAATCCCCTTTTTCGCGGATTCCTATGGCCTGAGCGTCTGCAACCAGGTTGGCTACACCATTTTGGGTGCGCTGGGCGTCCAGCTGCTCATCGGGTTCTGCGGCCAGGTCACTTTGGGGCATGCCGCGTTTCTGGCGGTGGGCGCCTACACCAGCACCCTGCTGATCCTGGAGTTTCCCTGGCCGGCCTGGATGATGCAGTGGGGGCTGGCCTACCCCGTCAGTATCGTTATCGCGGCCTTCGTCGCCGGAATCTGGAGCGTCCTGTTCGGCCTGCCGTCGGCCCGGGTCAAGGGTTTTTACCTGATTCTGACCACCATGGCGGCCCAGTTCATTACCGTCGATTTTATCATCACCCAGTACATCAGCCAGATCGGCGGCCGGGGTCAGGCCTTTTCCCTGCCTCCGGGAACCATCAAAGTCGGTCCCTGGGTGATCGACAGCGATCTGAAAGTCTATTTCATGATGCTCGTACTGGTAATCATCTGCGTCGTCGTGATGGTGAATCTTCTGCGTTCGCGGGCCGGCCGGGCCTGGGTGGCCATTCGGGACAACGACATCTCCGCCGAAGTAATGGGCATCAATGTCATCAAGTACAAGCTGCTGGCGTTTTTCGTGGCCGGTTTCATCGGCGGCATCGCCGGTGCGTTCTGGATCAGCAACCTGGCCGCCATCAGCCCCGAGCACTTTCCATGGTTCTGGTCCCTGTGGCTGGTGGGTGTGATCCTCATCGGCGGGGTCGGTTCCGTGCACGGAGCGATCTTCGGCTCCATCTTCATGGTGGTGATCATGGAGGCCCTCCAACTGGCCGTCATGCCGCTGGCGGACACCTTTCCGAAACTGCTGATGGATTTTCTGTTCATCAAGGAAGCCGCCTTCGGCCTGGCCATCTGTATATTCATGATTTTCGAACCCAACGGGTTGGCCTACCGCTGGTGGCAGAGCAAGAACTATTTCAACCTGTGGCCGTTTTCTTATTAA
- a CDS encoding ABC transporter substrate-binding protein, which yields MKKKHVWAKVLLLATITVLFLGFSPFAGAADIKIGALNDMTGATSDVGKDYALGIAEAIHYINDTGGINGKKIKLYQFDYGYRIPEALTKYNLFKRLKCAAILGWGTGDTEALAPTVAKDKIPYVSASYSGHLCDPEKTPYNLFFSTDYSTQSRGLITSWFDKKWPNNPDYGKRKPRIAMCYMFASPFSSSSIKAAKDQATILGFDIGPDQDVSLFAIDTKSQILSLKEFKPDVVLHTNTVMSVAATLRDAYALGLGADNLIKCWGFDENLPRLAGKAAEGAIGCAPWAFYGLDVTLMDKVVEYAKKYNPGIPQEKRTIHTVQAWANALGLAEALKRADKAGDLSGEGILKKGFETMKGFEVGLGVAPATFTPTDHRSQSEAKIYEYKNGAFTLIDAVDLKKRWPEKWEKEWLGW from the coding sequence ATGAAAAAGAAACATGTTTGGGCCAAAGTTTTACTCTTGGCAACGATTACGGTGCTGTTTTTGGGTTTTTCACCCTTTGCGGGGGCAGCGGACATCAAGATCGGGGCGCTCAACGATATGACGGGTGCCACGTCCGATGTCGGCAAGGACTATGCCCTGGGAATCGCCGAGGCGATTCACTACATCAATGATACGGGGGGCATCAACGGCAAGAAGATCAAGCTCTATCAGTTTGATTACGGGTACCGCATCCCCGAAGCGCTGACCAAGTACAACCTGTTCAAACGGTTGAAATGTGCGGCGATCCTGGGATGGGGCACCGGAGATACCGAGGCGCTGGCGCCGACGGTGGCCAAGGACAAGATTCCTTATGTGTCGGCCTCATATTCCGGCCACCTGTGCGATCCGGAAAAAACCCCCTACAACCTGTTCTTCTCCACCGACTATTCGACCCAGTCCCGGGGCCTGATTACATCCTGGTTCGACAAAAAGTGGCCCAACAACCCGGACTACGGCAAACGGAAACCCCGCATCGCCATGTGCTACATGTTCGCTTCGCCGTTTTCCAGCTCTTCCATCAAGGCCGCCAAGGACCAGGCCACCATCCTCGGATTTGACATCGGACCCGATCAGGACGTTTCCCTGTTCGCCATCGACACCAAGAGCCAGATTCTATCCCTGAAAGAGTTCAAGCCGGACGTGGTGCTGCACACCAATACGGTGATGTCGGTCGCCGCCACCCTGCGTGACGCCTACGCACTTGGACTTGGTGCGGACAACCTGATCAAATGCTGGGGGTTTGACGAAAACCTTCCCAGACTGGCCGGCAAAGCGGCCGAAGGCGCCATCGGGTGTGCTCCCTGGGCATTTTACGGCCTGGATGTGACGCTGATGGACAAGGTGGTCGAATACGCCAAGAAGTACAACCCGGGAATTCCCCAGGAAAAGAGAACCATTCATACCGTCCAGGCGTGGGCCAACGCCCTCGGGCTGGCCGAGGCCCTGAAGCGGGCCGACAAGGCCGGCGACCTGAGCGGCGAAGGCATCCTGAAAAAGGGATTCGAAACCATGAAAGGATTCGAAGTCGGCCTGGGCGTCGCGCCGGCGACCTTCACCCCTACGGATCATCGCTCCCAGAGCGAGGCCAAGATCTATGAATACAAAAACGGCGCGTTCACGCTCATCGATGCGGTCGATCTGAAGAAAAGATGGCCGGAAAAGTGGGAAAAGGAGTGGCTGGGCTGGTAA
- a CDS encoding ABC transporter ATP-binding protein: protein MSEEKTILKINNIEVKYHEVILVVKGVSIEVPEGGIVALLGANGAGKSTTLKAISGLLKHEDGAVTDGSIEFMGQRIDKLGAEKIAKMGIVQVIEGRRVFEHLTVEQNLKVGAHMKKHGRSIKEGLEMVYHYFPRLKEKRNETAGFISGGEQQMTVVGRALMTSPKLILLDEPSMGLAPLLIHEIFNIIQQLNHDEKISILLVEQNAKLALNVAPHAYVMETGRIVMDDSAEKLRENPDIKDFYLGMTDFGGRKSFRDVKHYKRRKRWLA from the coding sequence TTGTCCGAAGAGAAAACGATCCTGAAGATCAACAACATTGAAGTTAAATATCACGAAGTGATCCTGGTGGTGAAAGGCGTCTCCATCGAGGTTCCCGAGGGCGGCATCGTCGCCCTTCTGGGCGCCAACGGTGCCGGAAAAAGCACCACCTTGAAAGCGATTTCGGGCCTGCTGAAACACGAAGACGGCGCGGTTACCGACGGTTCCATCGAGTTCATGGGCCAGCGTATCGACAAGTTGGGAGCCGAAAAGATCGCCAAGATGGGGATCGTACAGGTGATCGAAGGCCGCCGGGTGTTCGAACACCTGACCGTCGAGCAGAATCTCAAGGTCGGCGCCCACATGAAAAAGCACGGGCGTTCCATCAAGGAGGGGCTGGAAATGGTCTACCACTATTTTCCGCGCCTGAAGGAAAAACGCAACGAGACGGCCGGATTCATCAGCGGCGGCGAGCAGCAGATGACCGTCGTCGGCCGGGCGCTGATGACCAGCCCCAAGCTGATCCTGCTGGACGAACCCTCCATGGGCCTGGCGCCGCTGCTGATTCACGAGATTTTCAACATCATCCAGCAGCTCAATCATGACGAGAAGATCTCCATCCTGCTGGTCGAGCAGAACGCCAAGCTGGCCCTCAATGTGGCCCCCCATGCCTACGTCATGGAAACCGGACGCATCGTCATGGACGATTCGGCCGAAAAACTGCGCGAAAATCCGGACATCAAGGATTTCTACCTCGGTATGACCGATTTCGGAGGCAGGAAGAGTTTTCGAGACGTCAAACACTATAAGCGCAGAAAGAGGTGGCTTGCCTGA
- a CDS encoding AMP-binding protein, which produces MGLYDFTFYDLIHRNAVCYKDKPAWLEADTGAGIDFSAFKTRVDRLAAGLQKAGICCGDRIGVVGKNSLAFFSLYGAAAALGAIVVAVNWRLSENEVAFNLNDCSPKMVFADNEFGEMILKLRSQLPSVDRFVNLTDNGPLDAFDALPVDAPFSAEPVSANDGLVIIHTAAVAGRPRGALLSHANLLCASLQLNYCFNLSPDDAHLNLLPLFHVAGLFMAVCAFHAGALNVNMAKFNADQAVDLIAAHKASLLFDFSPILGSILDAGEKNKVDLSSLRAVMGLDTPEVIERYQKITGGAFYIMYGQTETSCLTTMGRYDDCPGSAGRPIPLGRVELVDETDSPVPQGQVGEITLQGPMVFKGYWNLDEDNEQTFRNGRHHTGDLGRFDEKGFLWYAGRKPEKELIKPGGENVYPAEVEKVILEHPAVAQTVVFGVPDPKWKEAIKAVCECAPGQSVTAGELIEFVGQRIARYKKPQFVEFVESLPEKDGAIDREAVKQRYGAK; this is translated from the coding sequence ATGGGGCTTTACGATTTTACTTTTTATGATCTGATCCATCGCAACGCAGTCTGCTATAAAGACAAGCCGGCATGGTTGGAGGCGGACACTGGCGCCGGCATCGATTTTTCGGCGTTCAAAACCCGGGTGGACCGCCTGGCCGCCGGTTTACAGAAGGCCGGCATCTGTTGCGGGGACCGCATCGGTGTGGTGGGAAAAAACAGCCTCGCCTTCTTCTCGCTGTATGGAGCCGCCGCTGCTTTGGGGGCCATTGTAGTGGCCGTCAACTGGAGGCTGTCCGAAAACGAGGTGGCCTTCAACCTCAACGACTGCTCACCGAAAATGGTCTTCGCCGACAACGAATTCGGGGAAATGATCCTAAAGTTGCGCAGTCAGCTGCCCTCGGTAGATCGATTCGTCAATCTCACCGATAACGGTCCCCTGGATGCCTTCGATGCTTTGCCGGTTGACGCCCCATTTTCCGCAGAACCGGTGTCGGCAAACGACGGGCTCGTGATCATCCATACGGCCGCCGTTGCCGGAAGGCCGCGGGGTGCCTTGCTCAGCCATGCCAATCTTCTGTGCGCCAGCCTGCAACTGAATTATTGCTTCAACCTTTCTCCGGACGACGCGCACCTGAATCTGCTGCCGCTTTTCCATGTTGCCGGTCTGTTCATGGCGGTCTGTGCCTTTCATGCCGGGGCGTTGAATGTCAATATGGCCAAATTCAATGCGGACCAGGCCGTTGACCTGATCGCCGCGCACAAGGCATCCCTTCTTTTCGACTTTTCACCTATCCTTGGATCTATTCTTGACGCCGGCGAGAAAAACAAGGTCGATCTCTCATCGTTGCGGGCGGTCATGGGTCTGGATACCCCTGAGGTCATCGAACGCTACCAGAAAATCACCGGCGGCGCATTTTATATCATGTACGGCCAGACGGAAACGTCCTGCCTGACCACCATGGGCCGCTACGACGACTGCCCCGGTTCGGCGGGACGCCCCATCCCCCTGGGACGGGTGGAACTGGTGGACGAAACGGACAGCCCGGTGCCGCAGGGCCAGGTAGGCGAAATCACCCTGCAGGGCCCCATGGTGTTCAAGGGCTATTGGAATCTGGACGAAGACAACGAACAGACCTTTCGCAACGGCAGGCACCACACCGGCGATTTGGGCCGCTTCGACGAAAAGGGCTTTTTATGGTATGCTGGCCGCAAGCCGGAAAAGGAGTTGATCAAACCCGGCGGCGAGAACGTTTATCCGGCCGAGGTGGAGAAGGTCATCCTGGAACATCCGGCGGTGGCGCAGACCGTGGTGTTCGGAGTTCCCGATCCCAAATGGAAAGAGGCCATCAAAGCGGTCTGTGAGTGCGCACCGGGCCAGTCGGTCACGGCCGGGGAATTGATTGAATTCGTCGGCCAGCGCATTGCCCGATACAAGAAACCGCAATTTGTCGAGTTCGTGGAATCGCTGCCGGAAAAGGACGGTGCCATCGATCGCGAGGCGGTCAAACAACGCTACGGGGCAAAGTAG
- a CDS encoding GNAT family N-acetyltransferase has translation MGEPSYWADDYVKKTCKAAEAVDRIRPGQRVFIGSSCGEPQHLVRVLSNASADLADLEIVRLMSLETTPLTLIANKSKGGSLNIRQFYSGSAKPKAIARHSRFITPMNLSAVPRLFKSRRLPIHVALIQTTPPDDFGCLSLGVAVDITLAAALSADLVIAQVNPRMPRVLGRSFLHVDDVDLFVEYEEPLITLGTTPDSSAADTIAQLIARLIDDGSTIQIGPGTTPKATLAAMKDKNDLGVHTQYITDPVMHLFSRGVITNRRKGFNDGKIVASSAVGSENLYEFINDNPVIEFHPSDYVNDGTIISRHNKMVAINVAMAVDLTGQVAADALPYNHFSGITGMLDFIRGAAMGESGKSLLLLPATTMQGKKSRIVPMLDDTAVVVPRSDVNYVCTEYGVVNLFGKSLQERALALISIAHPDFRDELFSHARRMGLLAIEQLQKGTITGVYPLRLEKILEIDGEAVTIRPAKPVDARRIQEHFYNLDPDDVVARFFHRKERFNGQEAEKVSQVDYISNLTIVAVVGESGFGRVIGIGEYLLDPEVNMAEVAYSISGAWQHKGLGGLIQEKLAEGARSNGIAGLYAYTAPENQGMIRLFEKLPYRIETGKEDEMLVLRCRFDDPAIPA, from the coding sequence ATGGGCGAACCTTCTTACTGGGCGGACGATTACGTCAAGAAAACCTGCAAGGCGGCCGAGGCTGTCGACCGGATCAGGCCGGGCCAACGGGTGTTCATCGGTTCGTCGTGCGGCGAACCCCAGCACCTGGTGCGGGTGCTTTCCAATGCATCGGCCGATCTGGCCGACCTGGAGATCGTTCGCCTCATGTCCCTGGAAACGACACCCCTGACCCTGATCGCCAACAAGAGCAAGGGCGGCAGCCTCAATATCCGCCAATTCTATTCCGGTTCGGCCAAGCCCAAAGCCATCGCCCGCCACAGCCGCTTCATCACGCCCATGAACCTGTCGGCGGTACCACGGCTGTTCAAGAGCCGGCGGCTGCCCATCCATGTGGCCCTGATCCAGACCACGCCGCCGGACGATTTCGGCTGCCTGAGCCTGGGGGTTGCGGTGGATATCACCCTTGCCGCGGCCCTGTCCGCCGACCTGGTCATTGCCCAGGTCAACCCGCGTATGCCGCGCGTATTGGGCCGCAGCTTTCTGCATGTCGACGATGTCGACCTGTTCGTGGAGTATGAGGAACCCCTGATCACCCTGGGCACCACCCCCGATTCAAGCGCCGCCGACACCATCGCGCAATTGATCGCCCGCCTCATCGACGACGGCTCGACGATCCAGATCGGGCCTGGCACGACGCCCAAAGCCACCCTGGCGGCCATGAAGGACAAGAACGATCTGGGCGTTCATACCCAGTATATTACCGATCCCGTCATGCACCTTTTCTCGCGGGGCGTGATCACCAATCGCCGCAAGGGATTCAACGACGGCAAAATCGTTGCCAGCAGTGCCGTGGGCTCCGAAAACCTGTACGAATTCATCAACGACAATCCCGTGATCGAGTTTCACCCGTCGGATTATGTCAACGACGGAACCATCATCTCCCGGCACAACAAGATGGTGGCGATCAACGTGGCCATGGCCGTCGATCTGACCGGCCAGGTGGCGGCCGATGCCCTGCCCTACAATCACTTTTCCGGAATCACCGGAATGCTTGACTTCATCCGCGGCGCGGCCATGGGCGAAAGCGGTAAATCGCTCCTGCTCCTTCCGGCCACCACCATGCAAGGCAAAAAAAGCCGCATCGTGCCGATGTTGGACGACACGGCCGTAGTCGTTCCCCGCAGCGACGTCAATTACGTCTGCACCGAATACGGTGTGGTCAATCTTTTCGGGAAGAGCCTGCAGGAACGTGCCCTGGCCCTGATCAGCATCGCCCATCCCGATTTTCGCGACGAACTGTTCAGCCATGCCCGGCGCATGGGCCTTTTGGCCATCGAGCAGCTTCAGAAAGGCACCATTACCGGCGTCTATCCGCTGCGTCTGGAAAAAATTCTCGAAATCGACGGCGAAGCGGTCACCATCCGGCCGGCCAAACCGGTGGACGCCCGCCGCATCCAGGAGCACTTCTACAACCTGGACCCCGATGACGTCGTCGCACGGTTTTTTCATCGCAAAGAGCGCTTCAACGGCCAGGAGGCGGAAAAGGTCTCCCAGGTGGATTACATCAGCAACCTGACCATCGTTGCCGTGGTGGGCGAATCCGGCTTCGGCCGGGTGATCGGCATCGGAGAATACCTTCTCGATCCAGAGGTCAACATGGCCGAAGTCGCCTATTCGATATCCGGAGCGTGGCAGCACAAAGGGTTGGGGGGCCTGATTCAGGAAAAGCTTGCCGAAGGCGCCCGAAGCAATGGAATCGCCGGCCTCTACGCCTATACCGCACCCGAAAACCAGGGCATGATCCGTCTTTTCGAAAAGCTGCCGTATCGCATCGAAACCGGCAAGGAGGATGAAATGCTTGTCCTCCGTTGTCGATTCGACGACCCTGCAATCCCCGCCTGA
- a CDS encoding MBL fold metallo-hydrolase, protein MNSIEMLSYVSPIAEGIWLIQGPGKSRFPHSNGFLLQGERTCLIDAGIGAKRIEEIDHRLPIDMLVISHSHPDHILAWHTLADRQLYLPIQTPESVGDLRLLGQRFAADRQDAQYWTQVAARRLGIHPMRRPDARFDDGDILDLGPLQLQAVHSPGHLDDHYCFLETTTGTLFSIDIDFTGFGPWYGNPEGDIERFRASVERLRELPYKQICSAHKPPMPRSEAGQAFDRYLEAFNRQREQVFDLCGQETDLAALAEQSPFFRNRMRDSTLQRIFETEMIRKNLALLVRENRIIEADGRYRWR, encoded by the coding sequence ATGAATTCTATTGAAATGTTGTCCTACGTATCGCCCATAGCGGAAGGCATTTGGCTGATCCAAGGCCCCGGCAAAAGCCGGTTCCCCCACAGCAACGGTTTTTTATTGCAAGGGGAGCGGACCTGTCTGATCGATGCCGGTATCGGTGCCAAACGCATTGAAGAGATCGATCATCGGCTGCCGATCGACATGCTGGTTATCAGTCATTCGCATCCCGACCATATTTTGGCGTGGCACACGCTTGCAGACCGGCAGCTCTATCTGCCAATCCAAACCCCAGAATCGGTGGGGGACCTGCGCCTTTTGGGGCAGCGTTTCGCGGCGGACCGGCAGGATGCCCAATATTGGACCCAGGTGGCTGCACGTCGGTTAGGCATTCATCCCATGCGCCGGCCGGATGCCAGATTCGATGATGGTGACATTCTGGATCTCGGACCGCTCCAATTGCAGGCGGTTCATAGCCCGGGCCATCTGGACGATCACTACTGCTTTCTGGAGACCACCACGGGAACCCTGTTTTCCATTGACATCGATTTCACCGGTTTCGGTCCCTGGTACGGCAATCCGGAAGGCGATATCGAACGCTTCCGCGCCAGCGTTGAGCGGCTGCGCGAATTGCCTTACAAGCAAATTTGTTCCGCCCATAAACCGCCCATGCCGCGATCGGAAGCCGGGCAAGCCTTTGACCGTTATCTGGAGGCGTTTAACCGCCAGCGGGAGCAGGTTTTCGATTTGTGCGGCCAGGAGACGGATCTGGCGGCGCTGGCCGAACAATCGCCCTTTTTCAGAAACAGAATGCGCGATTCCACCCTGCAGCGGATTTTTGAAACCGAGATGATTCGCAAAAACCTGGCCCTGCTGGTTCGGGAAAACCGGATCATTGAAGCGGACGGCCGCTATCGATGGAGATGA
- a CDS encoding TetR/AcrR family transcriptional regulator: MKENIASIPGKLKERLYPAVLALFSDNDFHRVNIREISRQTGVSSGTIYKYFSSKEDLIFTILDEKIAEIGEAITLHIAGLEEIKEVLRKVFWVTMDFYDKNPGVAVTAFITVPTRSWMKEKSYKRGVEHAALRALLDKARQAGAIDPSISNRQIVDLYYMFCYRQIHQWYYFGMKRKLVDTIPEFFELFWKAVRP, encoded by the coding sequence GTGAAAGAAAACATCGCAAGCATTCCCGGCAAACTGAAAGAGAGGCTTTACCCCGCCGTCCTGGCGCTCTTCTCCGACAACGATTTCCACCGGGTCAACATTCGGGAGATCTCCAGGCAGACAGGCGTCAGTTCGGGAACCATCTATAAATATTTTTCCTCCAAAGAAGATCTCATCTTTACCATCCTTGATGAAAAAATCGCCGAAATCGGAGAAGCCATCACGCTTCACATCGCCGGGCTCGAAGAGATCAAAGAGGTTCTCCGCAAGGTGTTCTGGGTCACTATGGATTTCTACGACAAGAACCCGGGTGTGGCGGTTACCGCCTTCATCACCGTCCCTACGCGCAGTTGGATGAAAGAGAAGAGCTACAAGCGCGGTGTAGAGCATGCGGCCCTGCGGGCGTTGCTGGACAAGGCCCGGCAGGCAGGCGCCATCGACCCTTCGATCTCAAACCGACAAATCGTCGATCTTTATTACATGTTTTGCTACCGGCAGATCCATCAATGGTATTACTTCGGCATGAAGCGGAAACTGGTCGACACCATCCCCGAGTTTTTCGAGTTGTTCTGGAAAGCGGTTCGGCCCTGA
- a CDS encoding class I adenylate-forming enzyme family protein, which produces MKELPLLNDYIDYWAEQRPDQAAMIQHEDGKTVSYRQFRTFVDYFALRLLDMGIKKGDRVATQLVLVPEHVMLMYACFKIGAIIAPLDLRLKKEEVVRDINKIAPKAFFFLGNTPVTDFREIGRAVKASCPGVDHLVQFTPDPKPGDIIEGAIGITEMMKKGRLIRLKLADLFLGRLKKAYANIDARTPALIIYTTGTTGEPKPAVLCHENVIVQNRILERGVDLVDPDDGPAYVTLINLPPSHVGCVTETMMTTFFKGGTAVLLRIFNVEATLAAIEKHNVTLLGQIPTQFRMLWNHPDYSSYDLSSLKFVAYAGSAGDTAFLTRLAAMAPAFGTGLGMTENAGFATFTPPGISVEEMAGQVGRAFPDLADVTIRRPMTPDGRAGEEVPIGETGEICYHPPIVFLGYFNQPDETARAISKEGVLYTGDLGYFKDMGSYQALYLSGRRKFVIKQKGYNVFPNEVEEHIARLEGVNTVDVIGVKHALFDEGIFAFVRLQAGAALTADQIMDHCKAIAAYKRPQHIEIWPQDKEFPLTRSAKVDKLQLADMAADVVERLRQAGKWDAAQAS; this is translated from the coding sequence ATGAAAGAGCTGCCGCTGTTGAACGACTATATCGACTACTGGGCTGAGCAAAGACCGGACCAGGCGGCCATGATCCAGCACGAAGACGGCAAGACCGTATCGTACAGGCAATTCCGAACCTTCGTCGATTACTTCGCCCTTCGCCTGCTGGACATGGGCATCAAAAAAGGCGACCGGGTGGCGACACAGTTGGTGCTGGTTCCGGAGCACGTCATGCTGATGTATGCCTGCTTCAAAATCGGCGCGATCATCGCCCCCCTGGACTTGAGACTGAAGAAGGAGGAGGTTGTCCGCGACATCAACAAGATCGCGCCCAAGGCCTTCTTCTTCCTCGGCAACACGCCGGTCACCGATTTTCGTGAAATCGGCCGGGCGGTCAAAGCCTCCTGCCCCGGCGTCGACCACCTGGTGCAATTCACCCCCGATCCGAAGCCGGGGGATATCATCGAGGGCGCCATCGGCATCACCGAGATGATGAAAAAAGGACGTTTGATCCGGCTGAAACTCGCCGACCTGTTCCTCGGACGCCTGAAGAAAGCCTACGCCAATATCGATGCCCGTACCCCGGCCCTGATCATTTACACCACCGGCACCACCGGGGAGCCGAAGCCGGCTGTGCTCTGCCACGAAAACGTCATCGTCCAGAACCGTATCCTCGAACGGGGCGTCGACCTGGTCGATCCCGACGACGGTCCGGCCTACGTCACCCTCATCAATCTGCCCCCCAGTCATGTCGGGTGTGTGACCGAAACGATGATGACCACTTTCTTCAAGGGCGGAACGGCGGTCCTGCTGCGTATCTTCAACGTGGAAGCCACCCTGGCGGCGATCGAAAAGCACAACGTGACCCTTTTGGGCCAGATCCCCACCCAATTTCGCATGCTGTGGAACCACCCCGACTATTCATCCTACGACCTCTCCAGCTTGAAATTTGTGGCCTATGCCGGTTCGGCCGGCGATACGGCCTTCCTCACACGGCTGGCAGCCATGGCCCCCGCCTTCGGCACCGGCCTCGGGATGACGGAAAATGCCGGTTTCGCCACTTTCACGCCGCCGGGCATCTCCGTCGAGGAGATGGCGGGCCAGGTGGGAAGGGCCTTTCCCGATCTGGCCGACGTCACCATCCGCCGGCCCATGACCCCGGACGGCCGTGCCGGTGAGGAAGTGCCCATCGGAGAGACCGGTGAGATCTGCTACCATCCGCCCATTGTCTTCCTGGGATATTTCAACCAACCGGATGAAACGGCCCGGGCCATTTCAAAAGAGGGGGTTCTTTACACCGGCGACCTGGGATACTTCAAGGATATGGGCAGCTACCAGGCGCTCTACCTTTCGGGCCGGCGCAAGTTCGTCATCAAGCAGAAAGGCTACAATGTTTTCCCCAATGAAGTGGAAGAACATATCGCACGGCTCGAGGGGGTGAATACGGTGGATGTCATCGGCGTCAAACACGCCCTGTTCGACGAGGGAATTTTCGCCTTCGTGCGCCTGCAGGCGGGGGCGGCGCTGACAGCCGATCAAATTATGGACCATTGCAAAGCGATTGCCGCCTATAAACGGCCGCAACACATCGAAATCTGGCCCCAAGACAAGGAGTTCCCGCTGACCCGCAGCGCTAAAGTGGACAAACTGCAACTGGCCGACATGGCGGCAGATGTCGTCGAACGTCTGAGGCAGGCGGGAAAATGGGACGCCGCACAGGCCAGTTAG